Proteins co-encoded in one Theileria equi strain WA chromosome 3, complete sequence genomic window:
- a CDS encoding uncharacterized protein (encoded by transcript BEWA_004950A) — protein MEASDPEPHQTVVAPSAPPKEFVEQQNIILATNMDGSNQTPGIAPSGGNPKQLVIPAQVFVAMQDNDRQNSRRKRPGLIWRLGKGLCYAYLAIAGFLLLVAAVIIIVCVCWIKKTEPDLGTRINEGNSLRTKFAEELQKQRERFGDSYSFKE, from the coding sequence ATGGAGGCATCGGACCCTGAGCCGCACCAAACGGTAGTTGCGCCTTCGGCGCCTCCAAAGGAGTTTGTAGAACAacaaaatatcattttGGCCACAAATATGGACGGATCAAATCAAACTCCCGGTATAGCACCTTCCGGTGGTAATCCCAAACAGCTGGTAATTCCTGCTCAGGTCTTTGTCGCAATGCAAGATAACGACCGACAAAATAGTAGAAGAAAACGACCAGGGCTTATATGGAGACTTGGTAAAGGACTGTGTTATGCCTATTTGGCCATTGCTGGGTTTCTTCTATTGGTTGCCGCCGTAATAATCATTGTGTGTGTCTGTTGGATTAAGAAAACAGAACCGGACTTAGGTACTAGGATTAACGAGGGCAATAGTCTCAGAACAAAATTTGCCGAAGAACTGCAAAAGCAGCGAGAACGTTTTGGAGACTCTTATTCTTTTAAGGAATAG
- a CDS encoding hypothetical protein (encoded by transcript BEWA_004960A): MEDADVTKTESKVSLTSGLYELDGENDGKAFTQNEYVYAEEEETETSRSCEYAFKCLKVLFPDKYPLSWFIIHLILITTYFIFNCNSPNKDTTHKVLGDEITLGAFVPMLFIFSVNLLLHIIWMLLRCVVMYIFTFSRYVLVNGLLKKICSNTALSFALLNVLDPSLSYVIFAVLQSVLWQILIRRDVNNADILYINMYADNAKNKFLSFKDSSIHWVSYGIYVYVILSLRCMVLSIVTFLFELRFLMSTNDSMTKYLQCYAKLRRFNICWLSYAMTKPDLMNEIQDLYKISSFQLIVSKLYNKVKKSVKRSQDTQLGIFKNSYVSSGHFKKTARALDMPTELTDSLIHNSSNSGLRNWMLAHCVSNKSPTVSLLHQDIILKNEEMIEKVSEQMFDQIYGTTNDYYKADRMDKETMDRNYSVLVNSSPLPEDTEIVRGNTNKNLEQTKQPKIDSKLSAQEDDPKINIDESESSDYQSKDSNSGSSVKEETNGQPVHTLSQIRESISPAAIIHANLAKKNTIAINVDYISRPDFKFEKGYDRNELFIGKERLSLFIPPDSIDETMNWIDISGHGKINCKMLKQALMNVYTHRKKFTRNIKGQQSVFKVIRRLLSTFSWILSTVVLAFMAGVTLEAIVVSGAAFLSALTVSLSYMYTNFIASIIFVAFSNPYNVGDRIRLEDGEPLTVKRIRTYTTEFSSITGKVFILQNSLLSGMKITNESRTTKATLEIRLKMSYNTTDAEMEEFVVRIKKFINARPNDFVKDSAALIAYEFNPGYCYTMGLWLSCVESWGNWRRIYQLHTELLQVIVRVCKECGITYHLPVQPLHFKDSLPIAGHNKPI; encoded by the exons ATGGAAGATGCTGATGTAACCAAGACTGAGTCAAAAGTTTCGTTAACCAGCGGGCTTTACGAGCTGGACGGCGAAAATGACGGGAAAGCATTTACACAAAATGAATATGTATATgcggaggaagaagagacaGAAACTTCACGAAGCTGTGAGTATGCATTCAAGTGTCTTAAAGTACTATTCCCGGACAAGTATCCTCTTTCGTGGTTCATTATTCACCTAATTCTGATAACCACCtactttatatttaacTGTAACAGTCCGAACAAGGATACAACGCACAAG GTCCTGGGAGATGAGATTACTCTGGGTGCCTTTGTGCCAATGTTGTTTATTTTTTCGGTGAACCTTCTATTGCACATTATATGGATGCTCTTAAGGTGTGTTGTAATGTATATTTTCACCTTTTCTAGGTACGTATTAGTGAACGGGCTACTAAAGAAAATCTGCTCCAATACTGCACTTTCCTTTGCGCTATTAAATGTGTTGGATCCTTCACTCTCGTATGTCATTTTTGCCGTATTACAGTCTGTTTTATGGCAAATTCTCATAAGAAGAG ATGTTAACAACGCCGATATCCTCTACATTAATATGTATGCAGATAATGCCAAAAATAAGTTTCTGTCATTCAAAGACAGCTCAATTCACTGGGTTTCCTATGGCATTTATGTCTACGTCATTTTATCTTTGAGG TGTATGGTCCTCTCCATCGTAACATTTCTTTTTGAACTGCGATTCTTAATGAGTACCAATGATAGCATGACAAAGTACCTCCAATGCTATGCAAAATTGAGAAGATTCAATATTTGTTGGCTATCATATGCCATGACAAAACCCGATCTCATGAATGAAATACAGGATTTGTATAAAATATCTAGCTTTCAACTAATTGTGAGCAAATTGTATAATAAAGTTAAGAAAAGTGTAAAAAGATCTCAGGATACTCAGTTAGGGATATTTAAGAATTCTTATGTATCTTCTGGACACTTCAAAAAAACAGCTAGAGCCTTAGATATGCCTACTGAACTCACCGATTCTCTGATACACAATTCGTCAAATTCAGGGCTGCGAAACTGGATGTTGGCTCATTGCGTTTCTAACAAGTCACCAACCGTATCATTATTGCACCAAGATATTATTTTGAAGAACGAGGAAATGATTGAGAAAGTTTCTGAACAAATGTTTGATCAGATTTATGGAACAACaaacgattactataaaGCTGATAGAATGGACAAAGAAACTATGGATCGTAACTATTCAGTGCTAGTAAATTCTAGTCCACTACCGGAGGATACGGAAATTGTTCGTGGGAACACAAACAAGAACTTGGAACAGACTAAGCAGCCAAAAATTGATAGTAAGTTATCAGCACAAGAGGATGATCCAAAAATTAACATTGATGAATCAGAATCATCTGATTATCAGTCAAAAGACTCTAATTCTGGCTCTTCAGTTAAAGAGGAAACCAACGGACAACCAGTACACACTTTAAGTCAGATTAGGGAAAGTATTTCTCCTGCAGCTATAATTCATGCTAACTTGGCGAAAAAGAATACTATCGCAATAAATGTTGATTATATCTCTAGGCcagattttaaatttgaGAAAGGATATGATAGAAACGAACTCTTTATAGGAAAAGAGCGTTTATCGCTATTCATACCTCCAGATTCTATTGATGAAACTATGAACTGGATAGATATTTCTGGGCACGGTAAAATTAATTGTAAGATGCTCAAACAAGCTTTAATGAATGTATATACCCACAGGAAGAAATTCACTAGGAATATAAAGGGACAACAAAGTGTATTTAAAGTTATTAGGCGCCTACTTTCGACCTTTTCGTGGATATTATCAACGGTCGTGCTAGCATTCATGGCGGGAGTTACACTAGAGGCTATTGTGGTTTCAGGTGCTGCATTTTTGTCTGCACTAACCGTATCTCTAAGCTACATGTATACCAACTTTATAGCTTCCATAATTTTTGTGGCATTCTCCAACCCTTACAATGTTGGTGATCGTATTAGACTGGAAGACGGCGAGCCGCTGACCGTGAAAAGAATCAGAACATACACAACTGAGTTCTCTTCAATCACTGGAAAGGtttttattcttcaaaACTCCCTACTCTCTGGAATGAAGATAACAAACGAGAGCAGAACGACTAAGGCTACACTAGAGATCCGCCTTAAAATGAGCTACAACACAACAGATGCTGAGATGGAAGAATTCGTAGTTCGCATTAAaaagtttataaatgcCAGACCAAATGACTTTGTGAAGGATAGTGCAGCTCTTATAGCGTACGAGTTCAACCCTGGCTATTGTTATACAATGGGCTTGTGGTTGAGTTGCGTAGAATCCTGGGGAAATTGGAGGCGAATATACCAGTTACATACCGAACTTCTGCAGGTAATCGTCCGAGTATGCAAGGAATGTGGAATAACCTATCATTTGCCTGTGCAACCCTTACATTTCAAGGATTCGTTGCCTATCGCAGGCCATAATAAGCCAATATAA
- a CDS encoding DNA repair protein rad51, putative (encoded by transcript BEWA_004990A): MASEELSLVNDSSAVALAEAVSANPQRLECLLSKGLLQRDLELLREAGYSTLECVAYAPQKNLLVIKGFSEQKVCKIKAACKELCHLGFCSAHDYLEARGNLIKFTTGSVQLDVLLKGGIETGSITEIIGEFKTGKSQLCHTLSVTCQLPVEQSGGEGKCLWIDTEGTFRPERVVSIAKRFGLSPSDCLDNIAYAKAYNCDHQLELLVEATAMMSQARFALLIVDSATALYRSDYSGRGELSTRQMHLCKFLRALQRIADTFGVAVVITNQVVSRVDAVASFFGNDKIPIGGNIMAHASQTRLFLRQSKGESRICKIYDSPVLPEGEAVFSITDGGISDYNDH; encoded by the exons ATGGCATCAGAGGAGTTATCGTTAGTCAATGATAGCTCGGCCGTAGCTTTGGCTGAGGCTGTTAGTGCGAACCCGCAGCGCTTGGAATGCCTCTTATCCAAGGGACTTTTACAAAGAGACCTGGAACTTTTGAGGGAAG CTGGGTATTCGACTCTGGAATGTGTAGCCTATGCACCACAGAAGAACTTGCTGGTAATTAAAGGATTTAGCGAGCAGAAGGTTTGCAAAATCAAGGCAGCCTGCAAGGAACTATGTCATCTAGGATTCTGCTCCGCACATGACTATTTGGAGGCTCGTGGAAACCTGATCAAGTTTACCACAGGGTCAGTGCAGCTGGACGTATTGCTAAAGGGAGGAATAGAAACGGGTTCTATTACTGAAATTATCGGAGAGTTTAAGACTGGAAAATCACAATTATGTCACACACTATCG GTGACCTGTCAATTGCCTGTTGAACAGAGCGGCGGTGAGGGAAAATGTTTGTGGATTGATACAGAAGGGACGTTTAGACCGGAGCGTGTGGTTTCAATTGCAAAGCGCTTCGGGCTTTCACCTTCTGATTGCTTGGATAATATAGCTTATGCAAAGGCTTACAATTGCGACCATCAGCTGGAACTTCTTGTAGAAGCCACCGCAATGATGTCACAAGCTAGATTTGCACTTTTGATTGTAGATTCAGCAACTGCGCTATACAGATCGGATTATTCTGGcagag GTGAACTCTCAACTCGTCAGATGCAtctttgcaaatttttaaGGGCACTTCAACGTATAGCAGATACATTTGGTGTTGCGGTTGTAATTACAAATCAAGTAGTCTCAAGGGTTGATGCAGTAGCATCATTTTTTG GAAATGACAAAATCCCTATTGGAGGAAATATTATGGCACATGCTAGTCAAACACGTTTATTTTTGCGACAGTCAAAGGGAGAAAGTCGTATATGCAAGATTTACGATTCTCCAGTTTTGCCAGAGGGTGAAGCAGTTTTCTCAATAACCGATGGTGGAATATCTGATTACAATGATCATTAG
- a CDS encoding pescadillo N-terminus domain-containing protein (encoded by transcript BEWA_004970A): protein MSYQVKDFFHARHDENPPAEFIICSLQTLISSFSLSDMTVKKKANQEGPTKNFVTRTQALKKLQVSLKDFQRLCILKGVYPRDVARGGTLTSKGINRRKLKKDKIYYHINDIRNLASGDLLSKFRDISSHLKRFKRLVARDELYDAKLKLKNKPKYSLTAIVKQRCPSLISAVSDLDDAISTIAAVSALPGDHKRDLNLSMISKCSTQLNYFLKYVSDTGSLTKTFISIKGFYFQALILERPVTWIIPHAFSQSLPHEVDFKVIMTFVEYYLELLRLVNYKLYLMAGMEYPPKIKKGSENLPEDFYNFEPSNAVRTSQGLFHGLKFYVAREVPLCPTSLIILSCGGELVENPKDATHIILDRPLGEREFSCEYVQPQYIFDSLNCNVLLPVGEYAPGVTLPHHLSPFSTDDGYVPDRRKELDMFIKQEAENLLHSDDESLKEQQLKYLDELKQELNPELREMQKSLIPKKHRRLLSKIEYGRKRKAEAAEKLASRKKTIKK from the exons ATGTCTTATCAGGTTAAAGATTTCTTCCACGCCAGACACGACGAGAATCCACCCGCTGAGTTTATAATTTGCTCATTACAAACTTTAATTTCTAGTTTTTCATTGAGCGACATGACCGTGAAGAAGAAGGCTAATCAGGAAGGTCCAACGAAAAATTTTGTGACTAGGACCCAGGCCCTCAAAAAATTGCAGGTTTCCCTGAAAGATTTTCAACGTCTATGTATATTAAAAGGCGTATATCCCAGAGATGTGGCCAGAGGAGGTACATTGACCAGTAAAGGTATCAATAGGCGCAAACTAAAGAAAGACAAGATATATTATCACATAAATGATATCAGAAACCTCGCAAGCGGCGACCTGTTATCAAAATTTAGAGATATAAGTTCGCATTTGAAGCGTTTTAAGAGATTAGTTGCTAGAGATGAATTATATGATGCCAAACTGAAGCTGAAAAACAAGCCAAAGTATTCTTTGACCGCCATTGTTAAACAGAGGTGTCCTTCTCTCATTTCTGCTGTATCTGATCTTGACGATGCTATTTCTACTATCGCAGCTGTTTCGG CGTTACCTGGTGACCACAAAAGGGACCTGAACTTATCGATGATTTCAAAATGCAGTACTCAATTGAACTACTTTCTAAAGTATGTCAGTGACACGGGATCTCTAACTAAGACCTTTATCTCAATTAAGGGTTTCTATTTTCAAGCTCTCATTCTGGAGAGACCAGTGACATGGATTATTCCACATGCATTCTCACAG AGCCTACCACATGAAGTTGATTTCAAGGTAATAATGACGTTTGTGGAGTATTATCTTGAATTGCTAAGACTGGTGAACTACAAACTCTATCTAATGGCTGGTATGGAGTATCCACCCAAAATTAAAAAGGGCTCTGAAAATCTTCCTGAAGATTTTTATAACTTTGAACCAAGTAATGCAGTCAGAACTTCGCAGGGTCTTTTCCATGGTTTGAAATTTTACGTTGCACGCGAAGTTCCACTTTGTCCCACCTCCTTGATCATTCTAAGTTGTGGAGGTGAACTGGTGGAGAATCCCAAGGATGCGACACATATCATATTGGATAGGCCATTGGGAG AGAGGGAGTTTTCTTGTGAATATGTCCAGCCACAATACATTTTTGATTCCTTAAATTGCAATGTTTTGTTGCCAGTTGGTGAATATGCTCCTGGAGTcactcttcctcatcattTATCGCCATTTTCG ACTGATGACGGCTATGTTCCAGACCGCAGGAAGGAGTTGGATATGTTTATCAAGCAGGAGGCTGAGAATCTTCTCCATTCAG ATGACGAATCTTTGAAGGAGCAGCAATTGAAGTATTTGGACGAACTGAAGCAAGAATTG AATCCTGAACTGAGAGAAATGCAAAAGTCGCTGATACCAAAGAAACACAGGCGCCTGCTTTCCAAAATTGAG TATGGACGAAAGAGAAAGGCTGAGGCTGCAGAGAAACTCGCTTCCAGAAAGAAGACTATAAAGAAATAA
- a CDS encoding hypothetical protein (encoded by transcript BEWA_004980A): MIDILRASLPPDLANFTSFQEVLEYDVENSRAECKRVLDQLTSTRKLLYNVKVLQSLRSEGRAHVNVGNSTFIPSRMKGDSILVSLGYQFYLEMTLQEAETYYNERIKLIWA, from the exons ATGATAGACATACTGCGTGCTAGTTTACCGCCTGACTTGGCCAACTTCACGTCCTTCCAGGAAGTTCTGGAATATGACGTTGAAAACTCTAGAGCAGAGTGCAAGAGAGTATTGGACCAACTGACTTCAAC TAGGAAGTTGCTCTACAATGTCAAGGTGTTACAGAGCCTGCGTAGCGAAGGCAGAGCCCATGTAAATGTGGGAAATTCAACCTTTATCCCATCGAGAAT GAAGGGGGACTCCATATTGGTATCATTGGGGTATCAGTTTTATTTGGAAATGACTCTACAAGAAGCTGAAACCTACTACAACGAACGTATAAAATTAATTTGGGCGTAA
- a CDS encoding bromodomain-containing protein (encoded by transcript BEWA_004940A) has protein sequence MFNYSLVFQRVDVVLDFEQLNLKGSTHINARLDGEIASNETEDEKTFMLQIFLPIIGNALYKRVVINDVDINYKLVKSVNPANKNDIIDESCKNVDLLTFEGLHLSAQPLCDSVMYVEVDPKASDLRIDIYFEYYQMDGISSEIHFDKHWLLPRGSTNYKEYTIFSSGSLSTCWFPTLFQSGNKASKDTKYELNVTVPVDYSVISGFSLRQDLLDGEMNEHMTTKTYSFVSDDATLKFLNNKPRFGLFVGEFDFWNGLESRHYDQELKDEDDIHSEVEDEIAHLTTGATFDMPKNSTLIYVTLKGFGYLLESTNIATMMCLDVYKRTLDIDLPPIYLIYLPYTGFKESVNISASLRTQNYVDTKRCSSYTGSENHLHSCFLDSLTQVYNDMYYKSGTNMIVYSLDCLHSFSDISHDPKCMEKRIAIALGLSSLYFKEVKHASRDLHLNIILQSYLLDNYIKRNFGVVESKIRLWAKREAFATHVELYGDPYPLCTGKSYTTSHILMSSFVFILKAQLFTSVLDNLFSSSLFLQDNFIVYILKKWIFGDDKFRFKRNLDDTQKEVGNSNVLRGDKFWDFVRDEIVLRYVTYWNAKPQNRLSVDNQLSAEMSLVDIIRRGVEHDPLSSIITNYNNLVKSFVFGTGCPQVNMGFILQLQRKGTSMDHLAFRVDIKSLQPPQDVDTDGKTVYSLCKMAGISGANILSAYLRLARIMQINDQPNLDRYVYERVLEIFNINYDKCINIPHLLDFGDFTDSLGFISFSEVGQLRKNLALYQIWHDTVDLVGRDGNFTMGFGYIGMHPLHFCLGSGPLWDCVEALRQTCDINKIVETLVDNGSSYCGRHIHNDTVKRQFNRGRLPIASIGGFALWRQIYQQRALLYNPEDNFFMSDTTDSDTPVPLSAGFAKKWIFPFVSEIVEDDGVRENIRLVGDLIPVSYPVNPRAKRGRKKVALKGVAEDIEAEEVLGKNLYIGQYSDSDRLMIDWMKMLYMGMHPEMTQLDNRSVVAKVCSKTRLPLLWIRIDPNFSTISRMRRCQSSGMWEQQLLSDNNIFAQMEAACALGSFGRSEHFLSSESPLIDSAAKKLDLAIKRHKSHPSIRSRCLYSLVCLHNRDFRQHRNIQSIFTKYLSSFSINSNTVNQWHPSEARFMIDFFKSLALLRDKKGYSLQLSIDIFSTVLENMNGKNFLVHATNIVEACSFLKIPPCTTTHTPSTQPPNRILEHLDASADVNNYTDCLRIENLWNILWHLFRLDGIPGSCSPNRMLTSAFLICISRQPVFLSLCNSKFETEKDLGFVFDFIYFIPLLQHVSLKNQAAFELGQTYSDKNVYHAAIRATIQVLIQSLYVLQHPTVVIEQPKDKNPDTDEENPSNDDADLISRRTISAMDERIKNGDFHIALKAVSHIQRINMLQKALGILEAVKCTYILHRLLNNWELKLYVWDALSEVIIENSHSCPIIFSSLDSTIIKEIRNYLLVVLKSSCISSRPFDLKLFVKVHKVQSVLLGFGTLFEDDPKPDQKLVSDRLERLQSGLSMPKIAAFKRVHSDAETGSNADWQSIVLEAVRALKELPQAHWFLRDPEKSFKGYRNIVKHPTWLNKIESKAVNKNYAIPMQFKADMTLLFKNAKTFNKADSVPYRDVMILEEQFDTLWPCIVRAFQRNAKNP, from the coding sequence ATGTTCAACTACTCACTCGTCTTCCAAAGGGTAGATGTAGTTTTAGACTTTGAACAGTTGAATTTGAAAGGTTCGACACACATAAATGCTAGATTAGATGGAGAAATAGCTAGCAATGAGACAGAAGATGAGAAAACATTTATgttacaaatatttttacCTATAATCGGTAACGCTTTGTACAAGCGTGTAGTAATAAATGACGTAGATATCAACTACAAGCTGGTTAAGTCTGTAAATCCCGCAAACAAAAACGATATTATCGATGAATCGTGCAAAAATGTGGATTTGCTTACATTTGAGGGACTACATTTGTCAGCCCAGCCGCTATGCGACTCCGTAATGTACGTTGAGGTCGATCCGAAAGCATCGGATCTAAGGATCGACATATACTTTGAGTATTACCAAATGGATGGAATTTCTAGCGAAATCCACTTTGATAAACATTGGCTATTACCTAGAGGCTCAACTAATTACAAGGAATATACCATATTTTCTTCAGGCAGTCTTAGTACTTGCTGGTTTCCTACTCTATTTCAATCGGGAAACAAAGCttctaaagatactaaaTATGAGCTCAACGTAACGGTTCCAGTAGATTATAGCGTGATCAGCGGATTCTCTTTGAGGCAGGATCTTTTGGACGGTGAAATGAATGAACACATGACCACCAAAACATATAGTTTTGTTTCAGATGATGCTACACtaaagtttttaaataaCAAGCCAAGGTTTGGCTTGTTTGTCGGAGAGTTTGACTTTTGGAACGGTTTGGAATCACGGCATTATGATCAGGAATTgaaggatgaggatgatatTCATAGTGAAGtggaagatgaaattgCACATTTGACTACTGGTGCCACCTTTGATATGCCTAAAAATTCTACTTTGATATACGTCACCTTAAAAGGTTTTGGGTATCTCCTAGAATCCACGAACATAGCCACCATGATGTGTCTCGACGTTTATAAGCGAACACTGGATATTGACTTACCACCAATATATCTTATTTACCTCCCATATACAGGATTTAAGGAGTCAGTAAACATTTCTGCATCATTAAGAACCCAGAATTACGTTGATACCAAGAGATGCAGTTCATACACTGGTTCCGaaaatcatcttcattcCTGTTTTTTGGACTCACTTACCCAGGTTTATAACGATATGTACTATAAAAGTGGAACCAATATGATAGTTTATTCGCTAGATTGCCTACATAGTTTTTCAGATATCAGCCATGATCCAAAATGTATGGAGAAAAGAATCGCAATTGCGTTGGGACTCTCcagtttgtattttaaagaGGTAAAACATGCATCGAGAGATTTGCATTTAAATATCATTCTCCAGTCTTATCTTCTGGACAATTATATAAAGCGTAATTTTGGAGTTGTAGAATCCAAGATTAGATTGTGGGCAAAGAGAGAGGCATTTGCAACGCATGTAGAGCTCTATGGAGATCCATATCCATTATGTACGGGGAAGAGCTATACCACATCTCACATACTCATGAGTAgttttgtttttatttTAAAGGCACAATTGTTTACAAGTGTCCTTGACAACTTgttttcatcctctcttTTTCTTCAGGACAATTTTATCGTATATATACTGAAGAAGTGGATttttggagatgataaatttaGATTTAAAAGGAATTTGGATGATACACAAAAGGAAGTGGGTAATTCTAATGTTTTAAGAGGGGACAAATTTTGGGACTTTGTTAGAGATGAAATAGTACTTCGTTATGTAACATATTGGAATGCAAAGCCTCAAAATCGTTTATCAGTAGATAATCAGTTATCCGCGGAGATGTCTCTAGTTGATATTATAAGGCGCGGTGTTGAACACGATCCATTATCATCCATAATCACAAACTATAACAACTTGGTGAAATCATTTGTATTCGGAACTGGTTGTCCGCAGGTGAACATGGGATTTATTTTACAGCTCCAAAGGAAGGGTACTTCTATGGATCATTTGGCCTTTAGAGTAGATATCAAATCTCTACAGCCACCACAAGATGTTGATACGGATGGTAAGACAGTATATTCTTTATGTAAGATGGCTGGAATTTCTGGAGCCAACATTCTTTCTGCTTATTTGAGACTTGCAAGAATTATGCAAATAAATGACCAACCTAACCTTGATAGATATGTTTATGAGAGGgttttggagatatttAACATTAACTAtgataaatgtataaatataCCTCACCTGCTAGATTTTGGGGATTTTACAGATTCTTTGGGTTTTATTTCCTTTTCTGAGGTTGGACAACTACGCAAGAACTTAGCACTGTATCAGATATGGCACGACACCGTTGATTTAGTGGGTAGAGATGGTAACTTTACCATGGGATTTGGGTATATTGGCATGCATCCACTCCATTTTTGTCTCGGAAGCGGTCCACTTTGGGATTGCGTGGAAGCTTTGAGGCAAACATGTgatataaacaagataGTGGAAACTCTTGTTGATAATGGTAGCTCATACTGTGGCAGGCATATACACAATGATACTGTAAAGAGGCAATTTAATAGAGGTAGACTTCCAATTGCCTCAATTGGTGGATTTGCCTTATGGAGACAAATATATCAGCAGAGGGCTCTGTTGTACAATCCAGAAGACAACTTTTTTATGTCGGATACTACAGACTCTGATACGCCGGTACCATTATCTGCTGGATTTGCaaaaaaatggatattccCTTTTGTTTCGGAGATCGTTGAAGATGATGGTGTCCGTGAAAATATACGTCTTGTAGGAGATTTGATTCCTGTGAGTTACCCAGTAAATCCAAGGGCTAAAAGAGGGCGCAAGAAGGTTGCCCTTAAGGGTGTAGCAGAAGATATAGAAGCTGAAGAGGTTCTTGGGAAAAACCTGTATATTGGACAATACAGTGATAGCGATCGCTTAATGATCGACTGGATGAAAATGCTGTATATGGGTATGCATCCTGAAATGACCCAACTGGATAATCGCTCAGTTGTCGCCAAGGTTTGCAGTAAAACACGATTACCATTATTGTGGATTCGTATAGATCCTAATTTTAGCACGATTTCAAGAATGAGAAGATGTCAGAGTAGCGGTATGTGGGAGCAACAGCTCCTCTCTGATAACAATATATTTGCGCAAATGGAAGCGGCATGTGCACTTGGGTCATTTGGAAGGAGTGAACATTTCCTATCATCTGAAAGTCCATTGATTGATAGTGCAGCAAAGAAATTGGATCTCGCCATTAAAAGGCACAAATCGCATCCCTCCATTAGATCTAGATGTCTTTATTCTTTGGTTTGTCTTCATAACCGTGATTTCAGGCAACATCGTAACATTCAATCTATTTTTACAAAGTATCTTTCATCATTTTCGATTAACTCTAACACTGTTAACCAATGGCACCCTAGTGAGGCAAGATTTATGATTgattttttcaaatctCTAGCCCTTTTGAGGGATAAAAAGGGATACTCACTACAACTTTCTATTGATATATTTTCAACTGTCCTGGAAAATATGAACGGAAAGAACTTTTTGGTACATGCTACAAACATAGTTGAGGCTTGCTCCTTCTTGAAGATACCACCATGTACAACTACACATACGCCATCTACACAACCTCCTAACAGGATATTAGAGCATTTGGACGCATCTGCGGATGTAAATAATTACACGGATTGTTTAAGAATAGAGAATTTGTGGAACATCTTGTGGCATCTTTTTAGACTCGATGGTATTCCAGGAAGTTGCTCACCAAATCGCATGTTAACTTCAGCATTTTTAATCTGTATTAGTAGACAACCAGTATTTCTATCTCTTTGTAATTCTAAGTTTGAAACTGAGAAGGACCTTGGATTTGTTTTTGATTTCATATATTTCATCCCTCTCTTGCAGCATGTCAGTTTGAAGAACCAGGCTGCCTTTGAGTTAGGACAGACGTACAGTGATAAGAATGTATACCACGCAGCAATCAGAGCAACCATTCAGGTCTTGATCCAATCTTTGTATGTGCTCCAGCATCCTACTGTAGTAATTGAGCAACCTAAGGATAAAAACCCAGATacagatgaagaaaatcCTTCCAATGATGACGCAGATTTAATATCAAGACGCACGATATCTGCCATGGATGAAAGgattaaaaatggagatttcCACATTGCTCTGAAGGCTGTAAGCCATATTCAAAGGATAAATATGCTACAAAAGGCATTGGGTATACTTGAAGCGGTAAAATGCACATATATACTCCACAGACTGCTAAACAATTGGGAACTGAAATTATATGTATGGGACGCATTATCCGAAGTTATAATCGAAAATTCGCATTCATGTCCCATAATATTTTCATCCCTTGATTCCACTATTATTAAAGAGATCAGAAACTACCTTTTGGTTGTTTTGAAGTCATCATGCATATCTTCTAGACCATTTGATTTGAAACTATTTGTGAAGGTTCACAAGGTACAATCTGTTTTACTCGGATTCGGAACTCTCTTTGAGGACGATCCTAAGCCAGATCAAAAATTGGTAAGCGATCGATTAGAACGACTCCAAAGTGGCCTCAGTATGCCTAAGATTGCAGCGTTCAAGAGAGTTCATAGTGACGCGGAGACGGGCTCAAATGCGGACTGGCAGAGTATAGTACTAGAAGCTGTTCGGGCACTCAAGGAACTTCCACAGGCGCATTGGTTTTTGAGAGACCCAGAGAAGTCGTTCAAGGGCTATAGAAACATTGTAAAACATCCCACATGGTTGAATAAGATTGAAAGCAAGGCTGTGAACAAGAATTACGCCATACCTATGCAATTCAAGGCGGATATGACTCTCTTGTTTAAGAACGCTAAGACATTTAACAAGGCGGACAGTGTTCCATATAGAGACGTTATGATTCTTGAGGAACAGTTCGACACACTTTGGCCATGTATAGTTAGAGCATTTCAAAGGAACGCCAAGAACCCCTAG